A genomic stretch from Solanum stenotomum isolate F172 chromosome 8, ASM1918654v1, whole genome shotgun sequence includes:
- the LOC125874608 gene encoding SKP1-like protein 21 has product MAVVKPEMKSYIWLQTADGSIQQVEEEVAMFCPMICREVLQTGMGSSKNYAISLPQRVNPAILGLILDYCQFHQVPGRSNKERKIFDEKFIRLDTKKLCELTSAADSLQLRPLVDLTSRALARMIEGKTPEEIRETFHLPDDLTEEEKLEPLRNMTDDPRIRLLNRLYARKRKELKEREKLKNVEVEEEQHVDERSVDDLLSFINGADEDSKSARATKSKKKNRRRKEQARNSSTNNETGNHNQESNCPPSSCMNGDTGDVPSPFKPSDLQISASVKFSPKLDFDDGDIDDELDPAMKEEIDREVEDFARRLNSDWPERMQEILSLGQERRPVPLSVNGNGSLRRYTGLDRR; this is encoded by the exons ATGGCGGTCGTCAAACCAGAG ATGAAGTCCTACATTTGGCTCCAAACTGCTGATGGTTCAATCCAACAAGTAGAGGAAGAGGTTGCCATGTTTTGCCCAATGATATGCAGAGAAGTACTTCAAACTGGCATGGGATCCTCGAAAAATTATGCCATATCACTTCCTCAACGAGTCAATCCTGCTATTCTGGGCTTAATACTGGACTATTgtcaatttcatcaagttcctGGTCGTTCTAATAAG GAGCGCAAGATTTTTGATGAGAAGTTCATCCGGTTAGATACTAAGAAGTTATGTGAGTTGACATCTGCTGCTGACAGCCTTCAACTGAGGCCTCTGGTTGACCTTACAAGTCGTGCGCTTGCTCGGATGATTGAAGGAAAAACTCCCGAGGAGATACGTGAAACTTTCCATTTGCCGGATGATTTAACAGAG GAAGAGAAGTTGGAACCTTTGAGAAATATGACGGATGATCCACGTATCCGTCTTCTCAATCGACTCTATGCAAGGAAAAGGAAGGAATTAAAAGAACGAGAGAAATTAAAG AATGTTGAGGTAGAAGAAGAGCAGCATGTGGATGAACGATCAGTTGATGATCTTCTATCTTTCATAAATGGGGCAGATGAAG ATTCTAAGAGTGCAAGAGCAACAAAGAGTAAAAAGAAGAATAGAAGGAGAAAAGAACAAGCTAGAAATTCCTCTACCAATAACGAAACTGGAAACCATAATCAG GAATCTAACTGTCCTCCATCTAGCTGCATGAATGGTGACACTGGTGATGTGCCTTCTCCATTTAAGCCTTCTGATCTGCAAATCTCTGCATCTGTTAAGTTTTCACCCAAACTTGACTTTGATGATGGTGATATTGATGATGAGTTAGATCCTGCAATGAAGGAAGAAATTGACAG GGAGGTTGAGGATTTTGCTAGGAGACTAAACTCTGATTGGCCAGAAAGAATGCAGGAGATATTGTCCCTGGGTCAAGAGAGGAGGCCTGTACCACTATCTGTGAACGGGAATGGTTCCCTGAGGAGATATACAG GTTTGGACAGGAGATAA